A genomic window from Cupriavidus basilensis includes:
- a CDS encoding MATE family efflux transporter, translating to MNEPQANPMAAAAIAPATAAPIATPTHPLMRELMRRILQLAAPTSLIAFLQAGAQLIETWLAARQGTAALAGWAVVLPFALLLQQMSTGAMGGGVVAAIARALGANKREEASSLVLHALIIALTAGLAFAVAMAGFPRAVLGAVAGQTAADAAATYAIWLFGGGAVPAWLANTLASVLRGGGRHALAARVLSLMWIVFPVLAWTLAEPAGMGLAGIGASLAAVSWAAALAMAWVVLRGGAGFVPMLRIRPSRALFKRILSVGLVACALASVANLSTILVTTELRHYGTAAVAAYGISARLEFLMIPLAFGVGSALTALVGRAVGAGDWATARRTAWAGALMALAVAGAVGAVVGLAPDAFAGFFTKDAEVASIAARALSWVAPAFGGFGLGMALYFASMGAGRMGWPIAAGISRIALAAGGGWLLANVAGMGLDGHFLGVALGITAYGVVTAFGVRGANWSARGA from the coding sequence ATGAATGAGCCGCAAGCCAATCCCATGGCCGCAGCCGCGATAGCGCCAGCCACGGCCGCACCCATTGCCACTCCCACGCACCCGCTGATGCGCGAACTGATGCGCCGCATCCTGCAACTGGCCGCGCCCACCAGCCTGATCGCCTTCCTGCAGGCGGGCGCGCAACTGATCGAGACCTGGCTGGCGGCGCGCCAGGGCACGGCGGCGCTGGCGGGCTGGGCGGTAGTGCTGCCGTTTGCCTTGCTGCTGCAGCAGATGTCCACCGGCGCCATGGGCGGTGGCGTGGTGGCGGCCATCGCCCGCGCGCTGGGCGCGAACAAGCGCGAGGAGGCCTCATCGCTGGTGCTGCATGCGCTCATCATCGCGCTCACGGCGGGGCTGGCATTTGCCGTGGCGATGGCCGGCTTCCCGCGCGCCGTCCTGGGCGCGGTGGCAGGGCAGACCGCGGCAGACGCGGCCGCCACGTATGCGATCTGGCTGTTCGGCGGCGGCGCGGTGCCGGCCTGGCTGGCCAACACGCTGGCATCGGTGCTGCGCGGCGGTGGCCGCCATGCGCTGGCGGCGCGGGTGCTCTCGCTGATGTGGATCGTCTTCCCGGTGCTGGCCTGGACGCTGGCCGAGCCGGCAGGCATGGGCCTGGCCGGCATCGGCGCGTCACTGGCGGCGGTATCGTGGGCGGCGGCGCTGGCCATGGCCTGGGTGGTGCTGCGGGGCGGCGCGGGATTCGTGCCGATGCTGCGCATCCGTCCATCACGCGCGCTGTTCAAGCGCATCCTGTCGGTGGGGCTGGTGGCCTGCGCGCTGGCCTCGGTGGCCAACCTGTCCACGATCCTGGTGACCACCGAGCTGCGCCACTATGGCACCGCCGCGGTGGCGGCGTACGGCATCTCCGCGCGCCTGGAGTTCCTGATGATCCCGCTGGCGTTCGGCGTGGGCTCCGCGCTAACCGCGCTGGTGGGGCGAGCAGTCGGCGCCGGCGACTGGGCCACCGCACGCCGTACGGCTTGGGCTGGCGCGCTGATGGCGCTGGCGGTGGCCGGCGCGGTGGGTGCGGTGGTGGGACTGGCGCCGGATGCCTTTGCCGGGTTCTTCACCAAGGATGCCGAAGTGGCGAGCATCGCAGCGCGCGCGCTGTCCTGGGTCGCGCCGGCCTTCGGCGGCTTCGGGCTGGGCATGGCGCTGTATTTCGCGTCGATGGGCGCGGGCCGCATGGGCTGGCCGATCGCGGCCGGCATCTCGCGCATCGCGCTGGCCGCCGGCGGCGGCTGGCTGCTGGCGAACGTCGCGGGCATGGGCCTGGACGGGCACTTCCTGGGCGTGGCGCTGGGCATCACCGCTTACGGCGTGGTGACGGCGTTTGGCGTGCGCGGCGCTAACTGGTCAGCGCGCGGAGCCTGA
- a CDS encoding winged helix-turn-helix transcriptional regulator, with translation MGHTDFASMPCPIARSMAVLGERWAILLLREAFYGSTRFDEFQRHLGIAPNILSARLKTLVEHGMLERVPAPDSARHAYHLTEKGRDFFPAFVALKAWADRWMTDERGPLTLLQDKHTGAEIAAPALARPDGSPLTLDDLRVAPGPGAGSYLRRRFGAAAALQAAHEQPADETESSHE, from the coding sequence ATGGGACATACCGACTTTGCCAGCATGCCCTGCCCGATTGCCCGCTCGATGGCGGTGCTGGGCGAGCGCTGGGCCATTCTTTTGCTGCGCGAGGCGTTCTACGGCAGCACCCGCTTTGATGAATTCCAGCGCCACCTGGGCATCGCGCCCAACATCCTCAGCGCGCGCCTGAAGACGCTGGTGGAACACGGCATGCTGGAGCGCGTGCCGGCGCCTGACAGTGCGCGGCATGCCTACCACCTCACAGAAAAAGGCCGCGATTTCTTCCCCGCCTTCGTAGCGCTGAAGGCCTGGGCCGACCGTTGGATGACCGACGAGCGCGGCCCGCTCACCTTGCTGCAGGACAAGCACACCGGCGCGGAAATCGCCGCGCCGGCGCTGGCCCGCCCGGACGGCAGTCCGCTGACGCTGGACGACCTGCGCGTGGCGCCAGGCCCCGGCGCTGGCAGCTATTTGCGGCGGCGCTTTGGCGCCGCTGCCGCCCTGCAAGCCGCGCACGAGCAACCGGCAGACGAAACGGAATCCAGCCATGAATGA
- a CDS encoding LysR family transcriptional regulator translates to MDLNLIQAFVDIVEAGNLSEAGRRRGVTRSQVSRQLRELEHQAGAQLLRRTTRRLELTEAGRALYQHGLRILQEVASAQAEIDSLGTTLRGHVRVSVPTGLGDTFLAPLLLEFTGQHPGISLRVFFANRVVDLIAAEIDVALKVTSQPPLDHVARDICAIDWQLCASPGYLARHGPLQTPADLARCPFLCPPYPARRFMLTLNRGEQREEVELSPHLQSEHFPFLMRAVRDGHGVGLLPVYAGWDDVREGRLVPVLTDWKPEGLGSRLYIITTPNLHPSMATRTLIDFLRERIPALDVFSAPGGTALCTP, encoded by the coding sequence ATGGACCTCAACCTGATCCAGGCCTTCGTCGATATCGTCGAAGCCGGCAATTTGTCCGAGGCGGGGCGGCGGCGCGGCGTCACGCGCTCGCAGGTCAGCCGCCAGCTGCGCGAACTGGAGCACCAGGCTGGCGCGCAGTTGCTGCGCCGTACCACGCGCCGGCTGGAGCTGACCGAGGCGGGCCGCGCGCTTTACCAGCACGGGCTGCGCATCCTGCAGGAGGTGGCGTCCGCCCAGGCGGAGATCGACAGCCTGGGCACCACCCTGCGCGGCCACGTGCGCGTGAGCGTGCCGACCGGGCTGGGCGACACCTTCCTCGCCCCGCTGCTGCTGGAATTCACCGGGCAGCATCCCGGCATCTCGCTGCGCGTGTTCTTTGCCAACCGCGTGGTGGACCTGATCGCCGCGGAGATCGACGTGGCGCTCAAGGTGACTTCGCAGCCGCCGCTGGACCACGTAGCGCGAGACATCTGCGCTATCGACTGGCAGCTCTGCGCCTCGCCCGGCTACCTGGCGCGCCACGGCCCGCTGCAAACCCCGGCCGACCTGGCGCGCTGCCCGTTCCTGTGCCCGCCCTATCCCGCCCGGCGCTTCATGCTCACGCTCAACCGCGGCGAGCAGCGCGAAGAGGTGGAACTGAGCCCGCACCTGCAGTCCGAGCATTTCCCCTTCCTGATGCGCGCGGTACGCGACGGCCACGGCGTGGGCCTGCTGCCCGTCTACGCCGGCTGGGACGATGTGCGCGAAGGCCGCCTGGTGCCGGTGCTGACCGACTGGAAACCGGAAGGATTGGGCAGCCGGCTCTACATCATCACCACGCCCAACCTGCATCCGTCGATGGCCACGCGCACCTTGATCGACTTCCTGCGCGAGCGGATTCCGGCGCTGGATGTCTTCAGCGCCCCGGGCGGTACCGCTTTGTGCACGCCGTAA